Proteins from a genomic interval of Oreochromis aureus strain Israel breed Guangdong linkage group 6, ZZ_aureus, whole genome shotgun sequence:
- the LOC116326962 gene encoding uncharacterized protein LOC116326962, translating into MHVDACGMEKTHFFFVCFTAGILCCFGGNEGKTAVKAKERADVTLQTGESPSNAKIIWTFGAENPNMLLATIKKREVKSDYDESFRDRLQLNSQTGALTITQLSVLDSGIYKWQAISDTISWKQFNLTVYGSLGTPSITVRSSFNTKSCSSVTVECSVHNSQDLVLSWYRVEERLTNISSPDLSSKLYLALEIESHERGSYSCIAENPVEKKMTKLSGEDTTMKIESGESRSWCQTESTVRLVISTVFGMALIILVVDHIRLRR; encoded by the exons ATGCATGTAGATGCATGCGGcatggaaaaaacacattttttctttgtgtgtttcacaGCAG GAATCCTGTGTTGTTTTGGTGGAAATGAAGGAAAGACTGCTGTGAAAgcaaaagagagagcagatgtCACCCTACAGACAGGAGAAAGTCCAAGTAATGCCAAGATAATATGGACTTTTGGAGCTGAAAATCCAAACATGCTACTTGCCACCATAAAGAAGAGAGAGGTGAAGAGTGACTATGATGAGTCTTTTAGAGACAGACTGCAGCTGAACAGTCAGACTGGAGCTTTGACCATCACGCAGCTCAGTGTCCTGGACTCAGGCATCTACAAGTGGCAGGCCATCAGCGACACCATCTCATGGAAACAGTTTAACCTGACTGTTTATG GTTCTCTTGGTACTCCCTCCATTACAGTCAGATCATCTTTCAATACCAAAAGCTGTTCCTCAGTCACAGTGGAGTGCTCAGTGCACAACAGCCAAGACTTGGTCCTGTCCTGGTACAGAGTGGAGGAAAGACTGACAAATATTAGCAGTCCTGATCTGTCCTCCAAGCTGTATCTGGCTCTGGAAATAGAATCCCATGAAAGAGGCAGTTACAGCTGTATAGCTGAAAACCCTGTTGAAAAAAAGATGACCAAACTATCGGGAGAAGACACAACTATGAAGATAGAGTCTGGAG AGTCCAGAAGCTGGTGTCAGACTGAATCTACGGTAAGACTGGTTATCTCTACCGTCTTTGGCATGGCCTTGATTATTCTTGTTGTGGACCACATCAGACTCCGAAGATAA
- the LOC116326948 gene encoding ladderlectin-like isoform X1 — translation MENLLLMFIQLLAEDSEDTMKTLLIISGIICALLSIRAATIPPAMAAAGHQDRHAPKSEENSDTAVAPGSAALQPQARFGFCPNGWLSYGASCYYLSNIPETWGNAERFCADFQSSLASVHSIWEHNFLQRMVQTGGHSFAWLGGYYFERDWRWEDGSLFDFHNGELISNTARYQCLQLNTQASSGWSNHGCNMLFPFVCQRRLSC, via the exons ATGGAAAATCTGCTTCTCATGTTTATCCAGTTGTTAGCTGAAGACTCTGAAGACACCATGAAGACTCTACTTATCATCTCTGGCATCATCTGTGCTCTTCTGTCTATCAGGGCTGCAACAA TACCTCCAGCTATGGCTGCTGCAGGACACCAAGACAGACATGCACCAAAATCAG AGGAGAATAGTGACACTGCTGTTGCTCCTGGCAGTGCAGCTCTTCAACCCCAAG CTCGTTTTGGTTTCTGCCCCAATGGTTGGCTTAGTTATGGCGCTAGCTGCTACTACTTATCCAATATTCCTGAGACCTGGGGAAATGCTGAG AGGTTCTGTGCTGATTTTCAGAGCAGTCTGGCCTCTGTCCACAGTATCTGGGAGCATAATTTCCTCCAACGTATGGTCCAGACTGGTGGTCACTCCTTTGCCTGGCTTGGAGGTTACTACTTTGAG cgCGATTGGCGATGGGAAGATGGCTCATTGTTTGACTTCCACAATGGCGAACTCATAAGCAATACTGCTAGATACCAATGCCTGCAGCTTAACACTCAAg caTCTTCAGGCTGGTCCAATCATGGGTGCAACATGCTCTTCCCATTTGTATGTCAGCGGAGGTTAAGCTGTTAG
- the LOC116326948 gene encoding ladderlectin-like isoform X2, with amino-acid sequence MKTLLIISGIICALLSIRAATIPPAMAAAGHQDRHAPKSEENSDTAVAPGSAALQPQARFGFCPNGWLSYGASCYYLSNIPETWGNAERFCADFQSSLASVHSIWEHNFLQRMVQTGGHSFAWLGGYYFERDWRWEDGSLFDFHNGELISNTARYQCLQLNTQASSGWSNHGCNMLFPFVCQRRLSC; translated from the exons ATGAAGACTCTACTTATCATCTCTGGCATCATCTGTGCTCTTCTGTCTATCAGGGCTGCAACAA TACCTCCAGCTATGGCTGCTGCAGGACACCAAGACAGACATGCACCAAAATCAG AGGAGAATAGTGACACTGCTGTTGCTCCTGGCAGTGCAGCTCTTCAACCCCAAG CTCGTTTTGGTTTCTGCCCCAATGGTTGGCTTAGTTATGGCGCTAGCTGCTACTACTTATCCAATATTCCTGAGACCTGGGGAAATGCTGAG AGGTTCTGTGCTGATTTTCAGAGCAGTCTGGCCTCTGTCCACAGTATCTGGGAGCATAATTTCCTCCAACGTATGGTCCAGACTGGTGGTCACTCCTTTGCCTGGCTTGGAGGTTACTACTTTGAG cgCGATTGGCGATGGGAAGATGGCTCATTGTTTGACTTCCACAATGGCGAACTCATAAGCAATACTGCTAGATACCAATGCCTGCAGCTTAACACTCAAg caTCTTCAGGCTGGTCCAATCATGGGTGCAACATGCTCTTCCCATTTGTATGTCAGCGGAGGTTAAGCTGTTAG